The Panicum hallii strain FIL2 chromosome 5, PHallii_v3.1, whole genome shotgun sequence genome contains the following window.
TATGAAATCGTAATTCTCCTGCAGGATTTCAGATTGTAACACGATCGATGCAGGGAGAGATGGAAAAGAGGAATCGATCGTGCTCACGACTTGCCGCTGCAGCTGCAGAGCTAGCTCGGTCCGTTTGCTGCGGATGCCACCAGTCCGCTTGGCGATGGTGTGGATGTGGATTCATGTCTTTCTTGTGAGATATCAGCTCCGTCCTCAAGCTTAGCTTAGCTGGGAAATAAGGCACAACAAGTGCTTGCAGACGCGGGGCCCCGTGCCCCGTCCCATTCGGAGCAACGCATACGGGgcgggagctgcggcggaggaTCGTCGGGAGTGCAAGATGGGCTATCTTCTGAAGGAggagggtatatttgtaaataaacagggtcctttatgcaaaatATCGGATCGTGATTAATAGTCGCGATCCAAATAAGGGGGACTTAGTGAAAAATATTCTAAATCAGGGGGTCAAACGTAAATTTTCAGGCCGGCTGCCGTCGTGACCGCGCTGCCACCGGCGGCCGCCGCCAACCGCCCAACCCTGTCCAAAACATCCGGCGCCGCCTTCCTTCGACCGCGGCGGCGCCGTTGACACCCACGATTGCCGCCGAGGGCACCACCTTCGGCTGGAGTCGTCGCCGTTCCCGCGGCGCCCCGGTGGGCCGGACCGCCGGAGCTCGAGGAAGGGCAGCAGCTAGCAACGGGGACGGGCGAGGGAAAGGATTCCTTCCTCCTGAAGCGCACCTCCATCCATGGTCCCCCTCACCGTGAATTTGCCCGCTGGCCATCTGCAAGTGTCTGCATTTTCTTGCTTTCGCTTGGACCAATGGATCAAGCTCAAGACTGGAAGCGCCATGCCATGCCGACCAGCTCTCCAGCTGAAGAGGGATGTTCCCAATCCTCTCTTGTTCCTGTTTCAGCTGAAGTGATCTCCAGTCTAGAAACTCAAGTGACATCCTCTAGAAAGCTGTTGTGAAGGATTTAGGAAGTATGGGCTGTGACAGAAACTGATGACAATCGCCGCGCATCACTTGTCCCGGAAAGAAAAGTCTTAAGCGGATGCCACCTAGCATACCTGACAAATGAAAGAAACTCTTATGCTAAAATGACAGGGCAACAAGATATCATCAACCATGCACATACGGAATACCAGAAAATTGCACATTTCTTTATTTGATCCCCATCAGGTCATGATCAGCCTGGACTGCCTAGTAACTACAGTATATCTACATGATCACAACCATTATTAAGTCATCCCAGGATGAAGAACAACACCCAGAAGGTGATCGATCTCGAGTTCCCTCTCTAGCTCAAGCTGCCACCTGACAGCCGGAACTTGCTCCGGCGGCCGGAAAAGAATTCCGGCGAACTCTCGCAGCTCTCCGGTGAACGAGAAAACAGAGGAATTTTGGTGCCCAGCTGATTGCCGTGCGTTTTCTGTTTGTATCGTCTACTTAAATACACCAAAAGCTAAGGAGTGGCGGAGCTAATCTCGCGCCCTCCGGCATGCGCGCCATGCGCGCCACAACCTTCAACGCGTGCGCCATCCCGCACGCCAGGCCATGCCGCGCAGCTAGCGGCAGCACTCGCCACGACTCGAAACAGACGCATGTCGTGGCCGAGAAAACAGGACGCGCTCGGGAGGATAGAGATGTCCAAGCCGAGCTCAACAAACTAACTAACAGAGACTAAACATTTGAGCAGGAACACAGAGTTACAATAGACGCTCACATTTCACCCCCTAAGTCTGATGTTCCTTGCTGATCTTGCCGACGCCCAGCTTCACACGCAACTCACAGAAGCGATCACGCGCCAGTGGCTTCGTTAGGATATCAGCCAGCTGCTCCTCAGTGCGGACGTGCTCAATGTCCATCTTTCCGTTGCCAATGCACTCTCGAATGAAATGATAACGCACATCTATATGTTTACTTCGATCGTGAAAAACGGGATTCTTACTGAGTGCAATCGCCGATTGGCTGTCCATCTTCAGAATGAAGGCTGCGCGCTGCTTGCTCTTCAGTTCGGCCAGTAGCTGTGCCAGCCAAACACCTTGACAGGCCGCCGTTGTCCCCGCGATGTACTCGGCTTCACAAGAAGATAAGGCGACGACCTTCTGCTTCTGTGATTGCCAGGTCACCGGACAGGAGCCAAGGTAGAAGAGCACGTAGTGCTCTTCCGTGTGTCGACGTCGCCGTCCATGTCTGCGTCGCTGTAGCCGAGTAGCTTCAGCTCGCGCCCACCGCGCTTGTAGTAGCAGCCGTAGTCAATCGTCCCCGCGATGTAACGCAGGATGCGCTTCACCGCGGTTAAGTGTTCAGAGGTGGGGCGCTCCATGAAGCGGCTTACGTAGCCGACGGCAAAGGCGATGTCGGGCCTGGTGTGCACCAGATACCGCAGGCAACCAACGAGGCCCCGGTACTCGGTGACATCCACCGGCTCTCCAGTGCTGGTCTTCGACAACTTCAGGCGAGCCTCCATCGGGGTGTGACACGGATTGCACGAATCCATGCCCGCGCGTTCCAGGACCTTGCGCGCGTATCCAGCCTGGGAGAGGCTGATCCCATGCTCTCCCTGTTGCACTTCGATTCCTAGATAAAAACAAAGGAGACCAAGGTCACTCATCTTGAACCTGGAGCTCATCTGTTCCTTGAACTTGGCGATCTCTGTGGCGTCGTTGCCGGTGATGATCAGATCATCGACGTAGACTCCCACTAGTAGCCTCTTCGCACCCTCGCCACGGGCGTACACCGCGTGCTCCGACGCGCTGTGGCTGAAGCCGAGAGCCACCAGTGACTCGTCCAACTTGGCGTTCCATGCGCGCGGAGCCTGACGAAGTCCGTAGAGTGCCTTGTCGAGGTGCAGTACCTTCTCCTCCTGCCCGGCGGCGACGAAACCAGGAGGTTGCCGGACGTAGACCTCCTCGACTAGCTCCCCGTTTAGGAAAGCCGATTTCACGTCCATATGATGGACGGGCCACCCCTCCTGGGCGGCCAGGGCGAGCAGCAAGCGCACAGTCTCGATGCGAGCCACGGGCGCGAACACTTCATCAAAGTCTTTGCCCTGTTGTTGCACATACCCCTTTGCCACGAGACGCGCCTTGTATTTGGTCACCTCGCCGGCGGCGTTCTTCTTCACCTTGTATACCCACTTCAGACCGATCGGGCGGTGACCAGCCGGAAGGGGAACAAGGCGCCACGTCTTGTTGCTCTCGATGGCGTCGATCTCCTCCATCATGGCTCGGCGCCAGGGCTGGTGCTGCTCAGCCTCCGCGAAGTTGGTCGGTTCCTCCTCGATCTGCAGGTGGAGTTCAGCAGCAACCTGACGAACAGCATACCCGGGTGGAGTTGCAGCGCCCAGCACGTTGTCGACGGTGCGGTAGCGGGGCTCGACGTCGTCGTTATCGGCGTCCCAATACTCCTCAGCGTGTGGCGGAGGTGACACAAATTCGGGCTGCGCTGGTACGGCAGCTGACGAGGCAGGCGTCTGCGGCGTCGGGGTAGCAGATATTCCCGGTGGAGTAGCAGCAGGCGGTGTCGGCGATTCTGGGACCGGGCCATCGTCGTTCAGGGTGGATCCCAGATCCATGGAGTGGTACTCGATGATGAACTCCCGATCTGCGCCGTGGTTCTCGTCCTCCCAGTTCCAAGAGGTCGGCTCGTCGAAGACAGCATCCCTGGAGACGATGGCACGTCGTGACGCGGGATCGTAGAAGCGCCACGCCTTGGCGCCGGGCTCGTAGCCGATGAAGACCACCGGTATCCCACGGTCGTCGAGCTTCTTGAGGTGCGGCTTCGTTGCTTTGATGTAGGCGACGCACCCGAAGGTGCGCAGGTAGTGGACATCTGGCCTGCGGCCATGCCAGGCTTCATACGGTGTCATCCCATTGACGGCCTTGGTGGGCGCCCGGTTCAGTAGGTACATGGCGGTGGCGACCGCCTCTCCCCAGAAGAAAGCTGGCAGGTTCCGGCTCTTCAGCAGACTGCGCGCCATCGTGACGACCGTCTGGTTCCTCCGCTCGACGACGCCGTTTTGCTGCGGTGTGTAGGGTGCGGTGTGCTGCCGCTCCACGCCGCGCTCTGCGCAGTAGGTGTTGAACTCGATGGAGTTGAACTCGCCTCCATTGTCGGTACGCAGAACGCGCAGGCGTCGCCCTGTCTCCACCTCCAACTTGGCTTGGAACCTCTTGACGGCGGCAAGGGTGTCGCTCTTGGTGGCGAGCAGTGACACCCACATGTATCTGCTGCGGTCATCCACCAGCAGCAAAAAATATGTCTTACCACCGAGGGTCGCCGGTGTGATGGGGCCGCAGAGATCTCCATGGACCAGATCTAGCAGCCCTTCCGCTCGGCGCTTCGCCTGGGACGGGAACGGACTCCGCTTGAGCTTGGTAGTGACGCAGTCCGCGCACAGCTGGTGTACATGCTCGACGGAGGGTAATCCTTCCACCATGCCCCGCTGCTCCAGCTTGCGCAGGGCGTCGAAGTTCAAGTGGCTGAACCGCTCATGCCACAGCCACGCGCTGTCAGAGGTGCGCGCGGCCAGGCAGAGAGGGCGGGCGAGCTTCACGCGCAGCAGGTAGAGGTGGTTCGGCGAGCGCCTGACACGCACAATTAGGCGATCCTGCTCGTCGCGGATCCGCAGCAGACCGTGCCTGGCGTGGACGTCGCAGCCGCCTTCATCCAACTGCCCGAGGCTGACGATGTTGGTGGTGAGCCTCGGGATGAAGTACACCCCCGTGAGCGGGAGATGCTCGCCGGTCTTGCCCTCGAACAGCACCGTGCCCACACCCTCGATAGCAACCTTCGAGCCATCGCCGAACTTGACGCTGCCGCGCACTGCCGTGTTGATGTCGGTGAAGGCGTCGCGGGAGCCGGTCATGTGGTTCGTCGCTCCGCTGTCGAGGTACCACAGCGAATCGTCGCGCTCTGCATCTGCATCAATCTGGGCGAAGACCTTACCCTCGAGTACGCGCAGCGGGCGTCGATGCGGGGAGATCTGAATCCCCTCGGCGTACGGCGTGGGGGAGGTGTTGGGGAAGACGGTGGCGTGGGCCATCAGCAGCGCAGGCTCGTTCTCCTCCTCTGCTTGCGCGACGTGGGCCTCGGCCTTGGGCTTGCCGCGGCAATCCTTGGCCCAGTGGCCGTATTTGCCGCAGCGTCTGCATGATCGCGGCGGATGGCCGCCCCAGTACCGTCGCTAGACAACGCAGCGGAGTTATCTGCCTTACCGCGCCCACGACCGCGGCCGCGGCCACCGCGCTTCTTGTCGCCGGCGCCGCTAGGGGCTCTGCTTCTGCTCTTGCCGTCGGAGTCCCGGAGGTTGAGCTTGGCACGCCACTCTTCTTCGCACAGAAGCAGCCGGCCTTGGCTGTCGGTGACGGGTGCCGCTTTGCGCCGCTGCTCGACGGCGCGCAGCCTGCCGATCACCTCCTCCACGGACATGAGATTGATGTCGAGTAGGGTCTCGATGGAGATCGCGACTTGTGCGAGGTGGTCGGGGGCGAGCTGCAACATCTTCCTGACGACGTCAACGTCCGGAAGATTGTCGCCGAGGAGACGCAGATCAGCGGCGAGCCCGGTGATGCGGTTCGCGAAGTCCTCCGCGGTTTCCCCTTCCTTCCACACCAGGGCGCTGAACTCACGTCGGAGCTGTTGCGCGTTGGCCTCCCGCACGCGTGTGACGCCGACGCGGATCCTCTTGATCGCCGTCCATGCCTCAGCCGCGGAGTTTCTCCTCTCACGCAGACTTGATAGCATTTCCGGCGGCACCGAGCGCAGGATCGCCGCAAGTGCAAGACGATCGTGACGGTAGTTGACCTCCTCCCCGACCTCCGGCTCGACGGCGTACCACCACCCGGCGGCCTCAAAGTTCACCTGCATCAACATCGCCCACTCTTGATAGTTGGTGCGTGTGAGCATGGGGAACTGAGTGCCGGCAGCATTGTTCTCCGCGACATTGCGGCGGACGACGACCTCGCGGCGCCCTCTTCGTTGCGGCGGACGACGACCTCGCGGCGCCCTCTTCGTGGCGCTGGCGAAACGGACACCCGTCGCTCCCGGCGCTGACCGCCGCCAGGCGGAGCGGACAGGCGGTCCATCCCACGGCTCgactggctctgataccagttgaCAGCCGGAACTTGCTCCGGCGGCCGGAAAAGAATTCCGGCGAACTCTCGCAGCTCTCCGGTGAACGAGAAAACAGAGGAATTTTGGTGCCCAGCTGATTGCCGTGCGTTTTCTGTTTGTATCGTCTACTTAAATACACCAAAAGCTAAGGAGTGGCGGAGCTAATCTCGCGCCCTCCGGCATGCGCGCCATGCGCGCCACAACCTTCAACGCGTGCGCCATCCCGCACGCCAGGCCATGCCGCGCAGCTAGCGGCAGCACTCGCCACGACTCGAAACAGACGCATGTCGTGGCCGAGAAAACAGGACGCGCTCGGGAGGATAGAGATGTCCAAGCCGAGCTCAACAAACTAACTAACAGAGACTAAACATTTGAGCAGGAACACAGAGTTACAATAGACGCTCACACCACCTAGCTTCCTCAGGTGTGAGTGCAAGCACTCTGACGGAACCTAACTGGCTTGGAGCTACCGGGATCGATGGCAACCGGGCATCTCACACGCCTCGCGTGTGTCACCCTCACGAGCTTCCCCATCACATACCCTCTGCTTCTGACGGCCAGTTCTAGCGTCAATGGCACTCTGCCTCCGGCGTTGGACGGAGCAAGCGTGGCACCGGCTCCGTAGAGGGGCGTCTTCTCGCCGTGCAGGATCGCGGAGGCGACGCGACGGCTGGTCCTTGGTTGGTAAAACTTCTCGAACTGCAGAGTAATAGACAGGATCAGATGATACGGTGTGGTCTGCAGAAGGGAAGTTCTCATGTTCGTAGTAACTGAAGGAGATGTTGTTACCTGCCCGTTGGCGACCGCGATCTCCGAGTACATGAGCCTAATCGAGCTTGAGGACACATGGATGCCGAACATTGTAGAGGGGTTGTGAACGTTTATCTTCAGTGAGCAGTTCAGTGTGACCAGCTTCGTCGGCACCCCGGTGCGGTCTGTGCCTTCTCCGGCGTAGAAATTGTGCACTGTCAAGCTCTGCAGACAAAGAACAGTCAATGGGAATGCTGCACTAACAACAACATATGCATCAACTTCTTCAGAAGTTTCAGATGATAGATAGGAAGTTGATTAGGAAATGCTACATGAACTTCAGAAGTTCAGAGATCATTGACGATCATGCTAGATCCTCGTAGTCACAGCATCCCATAAATTCCTCTGAATCTGTGCTCTTTGCATTCAGGATATATAAATCGATTCAGATGAGGTGTACCTTGACAACGACGCTAGGCTTGTACTGGCGAGCAGCGCCCCAGACGCTGAGGCAGATGACGGTGAACGCCAGGAGAAGAGCCGAGAGCCAGAAGGCGACGACGCAGCACCGCGGGAGCTCGGGCTCCTCGTCAAGCTCGTCGTACGCGCCTTCCTCGTCGATGGCGGTGATCTCGCGCCACCCCTTGGTGCTGAGCCGCTTGCGGCCGCCGGCCCTGCTGCCGGGCGACGACGACCGGAGCGTCCCGGAGAAGCGCGTGGCCGAGGAGATCCTGGAGTGGCGGCCCGTGGAGGGGTGCGAGGGGGAGTCGAGGGGGCTGTTGTTGTACACGGGCGTGGTGTGCGTCGTCGACGACTTGTCGCCGTCGTCGTGGGAGTCGCGCGACGGGCTCTGCACGTAGTACGCCGGCCGCTTCGGGGTCTTGGGCGTCCGCGGCGGCGACGTCGTCGCCATGCTCGTCACGTCCGACTCCGACGTCGTGTGCTTCATCCTGCCGACGTTCTAATACCGAGCCAGCCAAGGAATGATCCACTACTTGCTGAAAGCCTGAAACTGAACTGAAAATATTTGGTGAGCGATATGTGTGTGTAAGAGAGAGAATCTGAGCTCTGAAGATTGATTACAACTTTGGTGGGGAATGGAAGACAGCTGCTTTTGCAACAACAATGGCAGAAGTCATACAAGATTTAGGCAAAGACATTACTGCTTTAGCAACAACAGTGCCAGAAGATACAAGATCTAGGCAAAGACATTACTGCTGCTTTTCAACCCCTTTTGTCATTCCTCAAAAGATAAAAGAAAAACCTTTTGTCCAGAAGTACGCCTACAAGTAGACATAGCAAGTTCATCCAAGAAATGTGCTAGAGAAAATAAGGCAAGCGCAAACCCACACGTATTCTCTTTGTGATCCCAGACAAAAACGCCATGCCAGCAGCATTCAAGAGCACCTGCATTTGGATCCATGCCATCGCGTGCAACGAAATGGGTAGGATTATAAATCACCAAGGAAGGCAGTGCTTTGTGCATGAGTGTGCCTAGCTGGGTTTGTTTGGGAAAAAGCAAAAGAGTAAGCACATAGAAATACAAAACCGGAAGATTCTCGTCGAAGCCAGAGAGGACCTTGCAGTTGCAGCGCGGGATGGCCTGAAAATCCTTGCTTGTTGCAACTTTGCATCGAGTAAGGAAAAGAAAATGCAGCAGGCGCTTTGTCGCGTCAAACATTTGCGCTTTTTTATAGGAAGGAGAAGGGTAGAAAATTGAAGAAAGTGGCACGTGTAGCACCAGCTCAGCGGTGTGGATAGGTGGCGTCTCTGCTACGTACCAAAGTGTCAGAGCTTCATCCCGCCACATGTCGCGAGGAACGAATGCTTTCTTGAGAAATGTGTCTGATCCTTCTTTCTTTATTCAAGAAAATACTAAATGTATCTGCAGAGCAGAAGCACAGGATCACGGATCCCGTACTGACAGACTTTCCAAGGTCCGGATGACGGTATAAAGCTGGAGCGAGAAATCTCATTGTAAACATATAGAATTCACATTTAGCGCATTTTTTTTCCCGGCAGAAGAAAATTTTGATCATAAAAGACCACAGAATTGGTTGGCATTTGTTGCTGACCCTGAAGAGACGAAACTGCCAGCTGACGATTTCAAGAACATGTAGATCTTTGCGCGCTGCGATTCCAGACGACAAGGCCGCCTGGAGTCTGAACCAACCAACCAACCCCAAAATTCAGACAGAGAAAACCCCACCCCAGGCGATGGAAACCATTCCCCAACCAAGCGACAGGAAGAAGAGGCGCAGGAAGATGTGGATGGATCGGAAGTCGATGCGCTTACCTGACTTGGCTAccctggaggaggaggaggaggaggagcggggTCAGCGAGAGgaactggggaggaggtggaggtctGGCTCCTCTGCTGCTGCATGGAGCGGAAGCGGCCGGCTTTCCCGGGCCCCGCTTGACCATGCGGGCTATGCTACGCGTGGCGTGGGCCCTGTCCCGTGGGCCGCGCGCTTCCGTCTCGTCTCGTCTCCCTGCCATATGGGCCTAGGACAAGCAGCGCGCCACATGTCAGTGCCAGGCTGAAACCAACCGGATTCCCAAATCCAGAATCGACTCCCTGTGTCCTTACAATTGTGATAGTTCCTAGCACTATATAATAtatacagaactcattccaatCGTAATCTCAGTCATACTTCATATAAAGTCAATCACGGATTTAATTATTATATAAATATGTATAATTTGTAATACAAAATTCATTACAGGCCTCTCAGCTGGAGCAAACAAGTAAAAAATGGAAAAGGTACTTCTGGTCGTCATTTATCTTCtggaacctcctccacaggcaactCGAGCGTAGTACGGGCTTCAGTCGTACCAACTGTCATCGTTGGGGTTGAAcgccggatcggatcctgcatcgtactaGACTATCCCCAAAgcatgggataggttcacgtcatcATCCGAATAGAAGTTTTTAAAGTTAACTAAGCTAAAGGTAATATAAAGTTCAAGGGATTAAGCTGGAGTTTCCTATGCATGCGCAACAACATATATAAGTA
Protein-coding sequences here:
- the LOC112892047 gene encoding uncharacterized protein LOC112892047, whose translation is MKHTTSESDVTSMATTSPPRTPKTPKRPAYYVQSPSRDSHDDGDKSSTTHTTPVYNNSPLDSPSHPSTGRHSRISSATRFSGTLRSSSPGSRAGGRKRLSTKGWREITAIDEEGAYDELDEEPELPRCCVVAFWLSALLLAFTVICLSVWGAARQYKPSVVVKSLTVHNFYAGEGTDRTGVPTKLVTLNCSLKINVHNPSTMFGIHVSSSSIRLMYSEIAVANGQFEKFYQPRTSRRVASAILHGEKTPLYGAGATLAPSNAGGRVPLTLELAVRSRGYVMGKLVRVTHARRVRCPVAIDPGSSKPVRFRQSACTHT